The nucleotide sequence ctagcgacactatcatatgcgtgagccaaaaaggcgcaaacagtcccgagcCAAGGAAggtgacacccatgggaataccgtgcgtgaggccgcaaagtgatatgatgtgttacatactactccctccattcctaaatatttgtctttctaaagatttcaaatgaactacgacatacggatgtatatagacatattatagtgtagattcacttattttgctccatatgtagtcgcttgttgaaatctctagaaagacaaatatttagaaacaaagggagtagatcggtgtgacttaggatcggggtcatGACACCTTTCACTTAAGGTAATCCGCATTTAATGATACACCAAAACATCAAACATGGATTTGATCCCTAATGTGTTAGGGGGTACCGCTACCCTCCCAACCATTGGTTTACTATACTTAACATTGGCTAAATGGTTACGATTTTGCATCTCAAAAAAAGGTATGGTTCTGCACCTCAAAAATAGGTATGGCTTTTCACTAAATTACTAGAAGTTGTGATTAATTGTTATGGGTTGCACTGAGCTTCTGGTGTTAACTCTTGTTTCACCAATCAACAACAATACAGTCCAACCCCACGTGCTGCGCAATGATAAACCCGGCCTGCCTTTGTCCAAAAAATTATTAACCGAACCTCATCTCTTCCCCTCAAAAAAGAAAACCAAACTCATCTCGGGAAAAAGACCCTTCAACTGTGCGAATGCAAATGTCAGTACCACTAAAATCGTCTCACCCTCATACAACTTCAAATGCACAATGCAGAAAAATCCCTCGTGCGGAACTTTCACTTGGAGAACGCGACACAATTATACAAATAGCACCAATACATACAAAACGGCGGGCCATAGTTGGTTCCGACGCATTTAAACATAGTACGATAATTTTATCATACGACAAGGGATATACAAACTAGAGACAATTGACATCATATCATCCAGAGATGACACTAAAAACAGCTAACAAAGGTGAAGATAATTCTTGTGCCTCTACTACTACATCCATATTTCTACATGGTCTTGGATGTTAACAGCATGGTTGCACTACATTGTGCAAATCTCTTTTAGAAAGATAGATGGCAGAGCATGAGAAAGCACCTGAACTGACTTGTCCCAGACCGACCCTCTTGACCACAAAACTGAGTTGTCCCAGAACAAAGTGAGACTTGTCAAGGCCAGTAACCTCAATACTTTGCAGCTTGAGCTACCATATCTGAGTACTGTTCTGGCACGAAGGATTTCACTCTCAATTCAACCTTGCCATCTTGACTGGGAGAATATGATTTCACGCCGATGACTGTGGCCATTGCTGCAACAGATTGAAGTTCAAATCAAATGCCGGTTTTATTAACATTTGCATGATATTTATAGTAACTAACAGCAGGGTACCTAGACAGGATGTAGATCTCACAACATAGACCTTAAGCATCACAAGCGGAAAGTTATAGTTTTTGACTTTCAACAAGTTTAAATGGAGTGAAATTGTGAGAACGCAAGTTTACATATGCAAGTAGCAAGTTAACTTTGATGTAATTGGCCTGCTTAAATTGTGGTTTATGCCCGATTGTAACAAGTAAAGCATGAGCCAGGGCGAAGAGGCACTGGTTCACAGATGACAGACTCATAGGCCTGTCAGTGTTGACAGAAAATGTATAGAACTGCCTAGAGCTAGTAAATATATCAGCGCTGCTATACACACAATAAAAATACGCCCGACTCCTGCCCGATCCTACATGGCAGCCTAGCGCGAGCGTGCATGCACGGGATTTGAACGGGAAGGCAGTGTCGCTCGCAGATTGTGCATCAAGTATCGTCTGTCAAGCAATTTCGTAAATATATTGTACAACTTTCTCCGTAGCAGCATTTTGAGTGAAGCAACAAAAAGAGAGGCATTCCCagacaaaaagaaaaacaaattggTGTACTTACTGTCATGTATACGCCCATATAGGAGCCTTTCGCCAAGCCAATCCTGCAATGGCCTGGACCGTATTCTGGTGCTGCGTCTCACGCCAGATTGCCACGCAAGACCAAATGCTGATAGCATTCCATGAAAATAGACAAGAACATCAGTTTCCTTGCAATATACACATACTTATTTGGAACAAGAAATGTCTGCATGCTGCAACGTGCAGAAGTAGGACCTGTCAGGCTTTTCCTTCTATTCACTTCTTGCCTCTTCTTTCTCCTTTGACCTTCCTTTTGCAATTTACCTTTGTTTGGGGACCGTGGAACCCTTGTATCAACTGTCTGCTGCTGGAAATACAAAGGAAAAGCTGAAAATTAACATACAAAAGTCTCATGAGGTCaatatgcctattgcttgttgcaCAACTTGCTAACACGAGTTACATGGACCTACTAGATGGTAACACGCCCTTTTCGCAATCAATATGTGTTTTATCTTTTGACTTGCTATACTATCTCGTTCCTTGAATGTTATTAATATTGATTGGCAAGTATACGGGGCTATATTTATGTTTGTGATGTTACTGAAAATGACCCAGGGTCATAAATAAACCATACAAAGAACACATATGAACTGTATGCGAGCACATGTATTGATGGATAATGATGTTTCACAGATCATATATATGTAGATATCAAATAGCTAATGTGCACTAACACACCGACTCTAGCATTCCGATGTGGGACATTGCTGCCCTGTACGTGTGCGTATCTTGCAGGCAGTTGCTGCGACCCTAGTAGGACAATCCTCAACTGTGGCGACCACAAGGTGCTACAAAATTATCTCGGCTTTCATCCAACCAGGTTTCTTCTACTCTAGTTCCCCTGCTCAGCTTCTAGTAGTAATCCCGAGATCTATAACTGCAGTGAACTGGATGTTGCTGTACAAAAATGTTCATTGCGCTAGGGCAGCCGACCCATAACAGTATACTACTAAACCAGAAGTGACCACTCAGCCCCCTCAATATGGAGTGATGTGCTAAGGCTCAGCTATGTAGCATCTTTATGCTCATGAATAACATGAGCTTGACATATAAACAGTGAACTCCAAACACTTTTTCATAGCTGTATTTATGTTATCCCTACTATACTGTACAAATAAACAGAACAAGATACCCACTGGATGTGGCATGCATATCACATATGTAAGATTATACTAGGACAGAAGTTACAGTCTAGAAGCTAAAACATGGGAATGTTCAAGAAACAAATGTACCTCGATATTTGTATCTTGCATACTAGGTTGAGTCTCTGTATCACAATTTTCGGGGGGTATTCCCAATGGATTGCTTGCCTCTTCTGTAACAAAGTATACTTCAGTACTTCACATGCAGGAGAATGTTGAGTCATGAAATTTATTTATACCAAGTAATTTAGAGCAGCTTAAAGCATGTGTTTACATTTACAAAGCGTACAGCATAATAACAAAAGAAAATTAAAATCAGCTGGCAGATTATAAGATTGTTTTGTAGCATACATGTATATGAAACAGTAACAATAACAGGTTTTGTATTTGATGAAGGCACGGACCCTAGCTAAGAGCAATCCTTGTAGGAATCATCTAAAGTACGTGCCTACATGCAttacaaactactccctccgtcccaaaagtggcgtggttttagttcaaataagtcaaaatttgaactaaaaccacgacacttattttgggatggagggagtattaaacagGAACATGGAGCAGAATAGGCAGAAGTGAGACCTGCCCCTCTTTTCATTCTCTTCAATGGCTGCTTCTTAGACTCCTCATTTTGAACTCGCTTTTGCTTACTATCTTTGCTTGGGGAGAGTTCATTGCTTGCACCAACTGCAGGTTTCTGGAAGTTCCAAGATGGCAGGCATAAAAAGAGTTGAAAGCAGAGAAATATGCAACTTTTCTATATTAAGAAAATGCACAAGATAAACTCAGTTCCTTACGGCTGCAATACCAAAGCTACGGCTAAAAAGACAATGGTGTTTAATGAAGGAATCCTACCTCGAAGTTTCCTTCATGAACATGAGAGTTATTCTGTGGGACAATATCTTCTGGAAGTATTTCTGATGTATGGATTGGCTTATCTGTACAGAAAACAAGCTTTAATGCAAGACTAGATAACGAGTGTACATGTAAATGGCACATAAAATGAGTCGTGGACTCGTACAAGCATGGACAACCAAATCTGAAACAACTGGTAGAGATGTACAGTTTGCTCCTAGACAGAGACAAACTCTATGGCTACTACTTTTACAACACTTAGATACAGTGACGTGTCATGGCATCCACATGTCACCATCAGTTACTATCTTGATGGCTGATACTGATACTGAAACTGTGAGGTTGTCGTATCCATGTTTTTAGGGAAGTGGTCATTACACTATTCACGAAACGAGTAAAACAGTGCTAACATGTCCCTATACGCATAAAATGGTGCCTAGGTATAAATTATCCCTCCAAGTTATTAATTATGTCAATGCTTCTGCATTATGATGCTCCTTTGGAGGAACACACCCATCCTACAAAGGTCTCAAATCCTGGCTAGAAACAATCACCTGATCTCATGCAGCAAATGGAAATGATACTAGATTCCTTTGCACAAATTTGTTACTAGGGTTCAGAATAGCACGTGTATATGCTGTACAGGAGATTGCTAGTTTCCAATAAGCTATGCAGCTGATAGCATGTACTGATTCCGCAATGGCATCATTAGGAAACTTAGCACTACCATGCCATAATATGGTCAATTTCATGATAATACAACACCATCGTGTCTCTTTACGTAGCTCAGAACCGCAGCATAAAGGTTGCTCTTCAGAATCTGTACTGCCATCTCACTTCTTGAAGCAGTAAAAGTTTATATTCATGTTTGAGAAAAACACTACTATAAACCTATATAGCACCAATAAAGTAGGCAACTAACCATATTTTGGACTTTGGCTGCTGTTACAACTTTTCACAGGATGGTGCTGAAGGATAAGGAGATAAAAGAATAATAGGTTGGCTAAGAGGTGGGACAGAAACATCATCCATTCATCCCAGGTAAACTATCTCAAGTTCATGACATATGTTACGACCAATTATTCTTTATAAAATTTATCAATCTGTTATCTCTCCCATTCGTCCTTTCAAACGGGCAGAACGGCGCGAAATCGAGGGAGCCCTCAGATGGGCGGGTCGGCCAGCCCTTCTTATAGATTAGAATGCTCTACTCCCTAATCTAATCATCTACATGCTCATCTTCATGGCGATAATTACCTATGTTCTTCTGGAACTCCACAGAGTAAAAAACTTTAAGTTGTGAAACATACACTAACTTACTAAGTAATTTAAAGCAGCTAAAAAGTAGATAAAGGTGTCAAACAAAGAATGCAAGACCTGAAACTCTTTTTCCTCTCTTTGCTGACTGcttcttgttttttcttttttggacTGCATTTTGCTTACCACCTTTGCTCAGAGGGAGTTCACGGCTTATATCAACTGCCTGTTTCTGGAAGTCCAAAAAATGCAGGCATAAAGAACTTTTTCTTTAGAGCAGGCAAATATGTAACTTTTTTCTACATTTAAGAAAAGAATGCACAGGATGTGCAGCAATATGCTAAAATCATTGCATGTGAAGGGAATAAGTAGTGCATCAGTGCTTAAGCCTTAATTGTGTGGCATCTTTAGAGGGTTAAATGAATAGATATGTTAGAAAGGCATATTATGGCAAAGTGGTACGTTATACATATGTAACCAGAGAAAAAGATAGAGAAAGATGCTCATCTAAGTTACTTATTTCCATAAGATTATTTGCAGTGGCAATTGTGGGGAACAAAAGAGTGATACAGACCTACGAGGAACTAAGTCCCACAGTCCCACAAACTGAGCTAGGCCCAGTTCTTTACAACAGCAATTTCAAAGGAGAATAGCGCTTATTGAAACAAGCCTACCTCAACATTTTCATCCTGAATATGAGACTGATTATGCGCATCTGGAGGTATTTCCGGTGGATGGATTGGTTCATCTGTAGAAAATATGATTTAGACCTCACCAAAGAGTAAAAAAGAGAAATCTACAAAAACAGACACGTTTGGTAGTCTGCTTTAGACCTCACCGAAACAAGAAAATATGATTTAGAACTGTGCATGTAAATGCAACAAAACAAGTTGTGGTGTTTGAGGGGCAAAGTTTTCCCAGTTAGAAAAAATGCACTTATTGTAATTAGTTAAGAAGGCATGCTGCAACCAAACATTAGAAAAATGATTAACACATAACATTATAAGACAGCATAGTCCTCTCAAGTCAACTAATAGAGAAAAACCATGTATATGCTATTAATCAAAACCAATGCTTCGATGTGACACAGTTCTTTGGAGGAATGCATCCACCCTTATAGGTCCAAAATCTCTAGAAACAATCATCAAACCTCATGCACCGGATGGTTCCTGTCGCCCAAAATTTGTTGTCCATGTCCAGAATAGCATGCACAAACTTTGTGAGGGTGGTCCATAGGAGTCATGCTTCTTATTGTATGTCTGACTCCAAAATAGCATAACTAGGAAACTAATATTGCCAGAGCAGAGTCGACTTCGTGATAATGTACTATCATCTTGTTTCTTTAAGCAGTAAAAGTTCATTCTAACGTGGGGGATACAATAAATAAAAAAATTTCTCTCTCTTTTGCTAAATCTTGAGTCCTCAGTTCTGATGAGCAAAATGTCACAACTCTTTTGAGGGCATACGTACGAAAATTTGCAAGGAAAATAGGTACCTTGCACAAGCATGTCCCCTCCAAGCACTCCCTGTCACACAATAGGAATCAAAGTATGATACATGTTAAGCACACTAAAATGGGGCCTATAATTGAGAGTAATAGTTTGTGCAGGAACTCGCCTGATATCCGATATTCTCATCTTCACCATGCAACACCGACACATTTCTACCTGGTGCACTACCCAGCACTTTTGTTGTTTCACCTTCCAAATGATGAGAAGAAGTTCCTGGTTCATTATTTGGCCTCTCGGTAAATGGGTGATTCACTGGCATGTGCTCTTCCTGAAGAACAAAATAAAACATAATGTGCAGTGAAGTCAATGGTTCAGGAGAAGTTCAATAATAAACAAGTTGAAAGTCAATAACAAGTTCAATAGTAACTAACTACCTCTAATGAACCATTTTGCCCGCTAGATGCATCCTTTTTTTTGGCAACATCACTATCTATGCACGCACCAAGTGGAGAACTTACTGGTTCAAGAACATGGTCTGGAAATTTGATGCTTGAAGTTGGGGTCTCCCTTGCAGTAGAGGCCTCACCGTTTGTCAAAACAACATCATTGTAAGAACTGTGCACCTGCGATTGTTTATCCACAACAGTTTCTGGAGAATTATCAGATTCATCGTCTTCTGAAAGATCTGCTTTATCGTCCAGAATGTCTCGACCAAGTATGTGTTTCTCCCATTTCGAAATTGGAGCATGGTGGCTCCCTAATACAGGTCTTTCTGGAGTACGGTCACTCCTCAGATACTTCTGCTTAGTGCTTCTTACAGGCCTATCACCAGGAACATTGAATAGGTCAGGGATACAAGCTTCCCCTATGTTTATTTCTTTGATCTGTAACTTCTCTCGCAGCAGGCTTTCCTCTTTAGATTCATCCAAATTTTTGAATGCTGACATTAGGGAATCCAGAGTGGCGCCTTTATCCTTCTTAGCAAAGGAATCTGTATAGAGGTAATTATATTAAACAAATCTAGGTTGAAATAGTTGAAACAGAAATGAGGAGGGGGTTTTAACCTTCTCTCGTTGAGACATCTTGTATATCACATTGGCTAGAACTTGAAGGGACCGGTGGCTTGGTTCTTTCAGGAACTGAAGGAGGCATGTCGTCTTGAGTGGACTGAGATTCTGGTAAAGTTCCCATCTGGGAATCGGGTGCTTCAGTACCATCTGAGGCATCCGTGCCCACACTAAAATTGTAAGAATAGACCGATTTTCTCCTGATAGTTAACAAAACAAAGCATGGGTCAATTCAATTTCATGATGGACGCTTAGGTGCATAACAAGTTGGCAAGAACCGATAGGTTATTGTAAAGTGATGATAGGTCAATATGAATTAGCTACATAAAAGTGCACTTTCTTAATACTGACTGTCTACTTCAATCAGTGACAACCAGAAGCAACAGCAAGATGATAAGTATGTAAAGAAATCCAAATTAACTTTTCGCAGAGCACAAGAGGCTATATTACACGAATGGCTTCTAAACATTAACACAAGTTAGAAAGAGCAGTTTATCAGCTAAAACATGGAACAAGATAGGCAGCATACCTCGACATTCCAGGCCGCTTCTTGGGTGGTTCCATAGGCCGATCATAATTTGCTGTTTTGGTTGGAACCTCACCTCTTAGCTTTTTTATCTCCCTGTCAGCCTCTGCATTCACGAACAACATGTTAGAGCATTACTGTCATTTACTGCTTCACttactacaaaaatttagaagGAGGTGATGGGGATACTTTCGAGCCGCTCCAAGGTTAAGAAGTACTCCTCTGGATCATCAATGCTAAGCGCCTTGGAGAAATCAACATTCACGGGGTTGCTGCAAAACAGTAGCATCAAAAcaagttatttgaactccattcACAGGTCACTATAGCAGAATGCAACTGACTTATGAACATATTGTTCCATAAGCTGTCACCAAAGCTATATCTGAAAGTAACAGCCTAGAACAAGCAAGTGGATTGCCTTTGGGTGGGCTTGAGAGAGAACTGAGCCCGCTTGCGGTCCAGCCCAGGCCTTCTACCCTGCTGGTTGTTCTTGCCATCCGCTCGATCCTCCTGATAGAGATTCTGGATGTCCCCCCGCTCCCTCAAGACCAGGCTGGCCTGCTCCATCAGCTCCTTGGAGCGTTTCTGCAACGGACCGGGCATTGTGAGACTAGCTCCAGCAATCACTTGAAACAGCAAATAGTTTGTGACTTATTCTCCTATATCTATAGGGATTATCCCATGTATATTTCTAGGAAGATAAAGAAAACTTGTAATCCCGAAAGGAAAACAGCCCCGCGGTAAGAAAAAACGAAACCCTCGGTCCCCAGTGAGGTCGAACACCGCATGAGCCCAGACAAGCAAGCACGCGCACGCGCGCCGGTTCGAGAGCGGAGGGTCGCGTAAGGAGTGTACCAGGGATCCGCCGAGCAGCGCCCCAGGGGCCCTGGAGGGGGATGTGGAGGCCGCGGCAGGGCCAAGGGTCCGGAAAAGGAGGGACGTCGCAGAGGCGAAGGAGCGGAGGGGGTCACCCGCGGCGTCGACGGAAGCCATgcgccggcggcggccgggccCCGCCTGGATCTCGCCGccacaagggggggaggagtgctcAGGCGCGGCGTCGGTAGGGGTTGGGGGGAGTTTGAGACCGGGAGTTCAAAAATCGAAGCAATGGGTGGGGCTGAAGAGTTTGGACTTTGGAGTGGCGACTGGAGGCGACCGGGTTGGAGCGACTCCAACGCGCCGATCCGCGCTCATAAAACGGACATGAAAATCAGTCCAACACATCAACACCGTCGGACGACTTATTCCTGATCAAATTTGAGGCCTCCTTTGATTCATAGGTTAAAAATGTTGTAGGAAtagaaaaatcataggaagtgagatgacatgcatctcaattcctatagagaaagatatgTCATTTGATGTATAGGATAGAAATTTTTTCATTAAGTTTTAGCTAAtgttttttttcctccaaaatgtaaaggattgattcctattctatataggaataggaattcattcctacaaaccaaaaggCCTCAAAGGAAATTTTCCtatgcaaatcctatcctatagaaatcctatgacattcctacaaaccaaaggaggcctgaaCCTCGTTTGCCTTCGGGTGAACACGAGGCAGGCGTCGCACTTCTTCCTCTTGCCCGCCAGTTATACTTGgtcatgggaagcccggcccggccagCCCGACCCGACCCGACGCTGCTCCCGGGccaggctcgggcctagattttgagcccgatggcCGGGCCCGGGCCCGTCATTTTTGCACTTTTCTGAAGGTCGGGTCGGGCCGGCCCGGAGCCCGATGGGCTTTGacgtgttcgggccgggctcgggcccagaaaacaggcccgatggtcggcccgggccgggcccgggcttgggttttttgcgtcgggcttggctaggcctggcccgaagcccggcccggcccggggtATGGCCAGGTATACCGCCAGTCGATGGCACACATGTCATTATCTTCCTTCCCCATCGACAACGAGCCCCTGGCTGCCCCACCCCGTCGCCGCACCCAGTTTCGATGCCCTTGCGAGTAGGCTGCACCCCCACATACCTCCCCCGCACACCGCCACCTTCccacgccgctgctgccaccacccCCGCTCCCTGCACCCCACCCCTACCCccgccccccacacacacacacgtcgCCACGAGCACGAACTCGCCCTCCCCTTGCGCCCCTGGCTAACTCCTTCGTCTGACGCCGGCATGCTCGCCGGACTTCTCCAGGCTCGCTACCCGATCAGCTTCGCCGGTCAGCTTcttcgccgacgcccgcaagttgTTTGACGGTTTGCCCCCAAGGTACAAATGGACTCCATCGACGAGTTATTTTTCCACAATTTCCTCTGCAACTTCGATGATTCCTCATCCGGCgatgaggagatggtggttgttgTGTTGGTCATCCATGATCACCTTAGTATGCAGCGCCATTGTTCCGGGGCTCAATCCCGGGGCACACTCCGACGTTGAATTGAAACCGAGAGAGCGATCATTTCCTTCTTTGAAAGGACTACTTTGAGACACTCAACCCGCTCTTCAAACATCACCAATTATGACGTCGTTTTCGTATGCCTAGGCATGTTTTCAACTGTAATAAGGAGGGGGTGGTAGGATATGAAAAGTATGTGCAAGGAGGATGTCGTGACGCCCCGTCTTAATCGTGCACtagtcatacacgcaaacatgcacgatcaagatcaaagactcatagaaagatatcacaacacaactctaaacacaaattaaagtcatacaaACTTCGGATTACAAGCCAgtggcctcaagggctcgaatacataagctcgaatacaaacgagtcagcggaagcaacaatatctgagtacagacataagtaaacaagtctgccttaagaaggctagcacaaacagcaacatggatcgaaaaggcaaggcctcctgcctaggagcctcctaactactcctggtcgtcggcggtctcacgtagtagtaggctccgttggggtagtagtagtcgtcatcgggattaactagctcctggactccgtcatctaaTCGCAGCAAACGGGTAGAgagaaaaggggtagcaaagcaaccatgagtactcatccaaagtactcgcaagacttacattagatctatactatctatgcatcagtatcaaaggaatggggctatatctttgtACTAAATTGCAgagatgccagaagagaagggaaagcctaatccattgaagactagcatcttgaagCATCTCGCAGCAATAGAAGAGTGCGGATTAGCATATTATAAGTAACAAGTATGTTGTAGTATCGCCCGGAGATTcttccttgactccctgcgagaaagcaatcccggagccatcatatccattcaCATCTCTAGTATCTAATTCTACTTGTACAAATCGGGATACAACTCTGAACAtccgttaccatggacacggctattcgaataaatataaagcaaacaagtgCATCAcaatgcatgacatggcaatatgtagGTGCTAGGGGTGACCAAACGAAGTGCTACACAATACAGACGAAGCGGGAAAACATCTGGGAATGTTTTCCCGGCGTTTGGCATTTTccagacagatgaatcggaggggaaggATCCATGTTCATCATGTTAGAGGCATGTTACAGATGAACGGATAGTATATTCGGATTCGTTATATTTTTCTGAGAAacttccatatataaattattttcatctgacttataggttattttatatgatttttcaaagttttattaatattTTGTAATTTCTAGAATTTCTTTATTTATTAAATTCAAATTATCCATGACAGTATTTGCTATGGGTACCCAGTGAACTGTACCCACCCTAGCTGTTAGTGGCTGACAAGGGGTCCCAGTGGGCCAGTCAGCAGCTGACTGTGTAAGTCTTATCCAAAGGAACAGTAACCGGGGGCCCCACATGCCAGTAAATAATTTAGTTAAACCGTTTTTACTAGCTCTAACTAATCTCGGGCGGGCCTCGGTGCCAGTTGGGTTAGTAGCTGGGGTTAGTGCCAGGGGGTAACACGTCACCCACTGGCATTTTAAGTTGCCTGCGCACCGGCGATGACCTTTTGGACAGCGGTGCGGCTCGGACGTGGCCGAAAAATGGCCACAGGGGTCCGTTTGGACCGCCGCGAGCATCTGCTGGATCAGGAGGATGGCGCACTTCAATCTGGGGTAGCAGCGGGGGCGGGGCTGGACGGAGATAGGGACAGTGGCAAGCTTTAGCGGTGGCCGAAACATGGGGCTCACAAAAACGATGAAGTGTTGCGCAATAGCTCGAGCTAGCTAGCTAGGCAGACGCAACAGCTTACCAGTAGCTCGCCAGGGCCCCTGgttcgagcggaccggcaaggggAGCACAGTGCGCGGGGCAATGGCGGCAACCAAAGCATCGAGACAACGACGACTTCATACGGGTACGAATGCAAGTAGCAGAGGAGAGGAAAGAAGCGACGCTCACCGAAGAGGCTCACGGAGGCCGACGTTAGGCTTATAAGTGCAAAGGTGGTGCAGATCATGGCGAGACAGTGCAGTTGTCGACGGTGAGGATCGAGTCGATCTGGTTGTTGTGTTGCTCCCAGGGTTGAAGTAGAGCACCAAGAGGAAGGAATCGAGGTCCCCAGAGCTCCTGGACATGTCAGAGAGGGACGGGGGCGGCGGTCGCCACGGCGGACGACGACGGACGGCGACGGGAGGCGTTCAGGCGAGGGGATCTGCCGAGGAGAGCAAGGTGGAGGGAGTGAGAGGGGCGAGTGGGAGTGGCAGGGGAGAGGAGCCCGAGGCATCAGAGGGGTGCCCTTATCCCCTCCCCGGCGGCGGAGGGGGGGAGGTTAACAGGGAAGGGGAGGCAGGGAGTGGGATGGGCTGGTCCAGTGGGCCAAGGCCCAGTGGGAACAGGGggtcctttttccctttttcttctattttaaaattttgctattttttatttgctttctgttttatttt is from Triticum aestivum cultivar Chinese Spring chromosome 3A, IWGSC CS RefSeq v2.1, whole genome shotgun sequence and encodes:
- the LOC123061503 gene encoding centromere protein C isoform X3; this translates as MASVDAAGDPLRSFASATSLLFRTLGPAAASTSPSRAPGALLGGSLKRSKELMEQASLVLRERGDIQNLYQEDRADGKNNQQGRRPGLDRKRAQFSLKPTQSNPVNVDFSKALSIDDPEEYFLTLERLEKADREIKKLRGEVPTKTANYDRPMEPPKKRPGMSRRKSVYSYNFSVGTDASDGTEAPDSQMGTLPESQSTQDDMPPSVPERTKPPVPSSSSQCDIQDVSTREDSFAKKDKGATLDSLMSAFKNLDESKEESLLREKLQIKEINIGEACIPDLFNVPGDRPVRSTKQKYLRSDRTPERPVLGSHHAPISKWEKHILGRDILDDKADLSEDDESDNSPETVVDKQSQVHSSYNDVVLTNGEASTARETPTSSIKFPDHVLEPEEHMPVNHPFTERPNNEPGTSSHHLEGETTKVLGSAPGRNVSVLHGEDENIGYQGVLGGDMLVQDEPIHPPEIPPDAHNQSHIQDENVEKQAVDISRELPLSKGGKQNAVQKRKNKKQSAKRGKRVSDKPIHTSEILPEDIVPQNNSHVHEGNFEKPAVGASNELSPSKDSKQKRVQNEESKKQPLKRMKRGAEEASNPLGIPPENCDTETQPSMQDTNIEQQTVDTRVPRSPNKGKLQKEGQRRKKRQEVNRRKSLTAFGLAWQSGVRRSTRIRSRPLQDWLGERLLYGRIHDTMATVIGVKSYSPSQDGKVELRVKSFVPEQYSDMVAQAAKY
- the LOC123061503 gene encoding centromere protein C isoform X1, encoding MASVDAAGDPLRSFASATSLLFRTLGPAAASTSPSRAPGALLGGSLKRSKELMEQASLVLRERGDIQNLYQEDRADGKNNQQGRRPGLDRKRAQFSLKPTQSNPVNVDFSKALSIDDPEEYFLTLERLEKADREIKKLRGEVPTKTANYDRPMEPPKKRPGMSRRKSVYSYNFSVGTDASDGTEAPDSQMGTLPESQSTQDDMPPSVPERTKPPVPSSSSQCDIQDVSTREDSFAKKDKGATLDSLMSAFKNLDESKEESLLREKLQIKEINIGEACIPDLFNVPGDRPVRSTKQKYLRSDRTPERPVLGSHHAPISKWEKHILGRDILDDKADLSEDDESDNSPETVVDKQSQVHSSYNDVVLTNGEASTARETPTSSIKFPDHVLEPVSSPLGACIDSDVAKKKDASSGQNGSLEEEHMPVNHPFTERPNNEPGTSSHHLEGETTKVLGSAPGRNVSVLHGEDENIGYQGVLGGDMLVQDEPIHPPEIPPDAHNQSHIQDENVEKQAVDISRELPLSKGGKQNAVQKRKNKKQSAKRGKRVSDKPIHTSEILPEDIVPQNNSHVHEGNFEKPAVGASNELSPSKDSKQKRVQNEESKKQPLKRMKRGAEEASNPLGIPPENCDTETQPSMQDTNIEQQTVDTRVPRSPNKGKLQKEGQRRKKRQEVNRRKSLTAFGLAWQSGVRRSTRIRSRPLQDWLGERLLYGRIHDTMATVIGVKSYSPSQDGKVELRVKSFVPEQYSDMVAQAAKY
- the LOC123061503 gene encoding centromere protein C isoform X2, with protein sequence MASVDAAGDPLRSFASATSLLFRTLGPAAASTSPSRAPGALLGGSLKRSKELMEQASLVLRERGDIQNLYQEDRADGKNNQQGRRPGLDRKRAQFSLKPTQSNPVNVDFSKALSIDDPEEYFLTLERLEKADREIKKLRGEVPTKTANYDRPMEPPKKRPGMSRRKSVYSYNFSVGTDASDGTEAPDSQMGTLPESQSTQDDMPPSVPERTKPPVPSSSSQCDIQDVSTREDSFAKKDKGATLDSLMSAFKNLDESKEESLLREKLQIKEINIGEACIPDLFNVPGDRPVRSTKQKYLRSDRTPERPVLGSHHAPISKWEKHILGRDILDDKADLSEDDESDNSPETVVDKQSQVHSSYNDVVLTNGEASTARETPTSSIKFPDHVLEPVSSPLGACIDSDVAKKKDASSGQNGSLEEEHMPVNHPFTERPNNEPGTSSHHLEGETTKVLGSAPGRNVSVLHGEDENIGYQGVLGGDMLVQDEPIHPPEIPPDAHNQSHIQDENVEKQAVDISRELPLSKGGKQNAVQKRKNKKQSAKRGKRVSDKPIHTSEILPEDIVPQNNSHVHEGNFEKPAVGASNELSPSKDSKQKRVQNEESKKQPLKRMKRGAEEASNPLGIPPENCDTETQPSMQDTNIEQTVDTRVPRSPNKGKLQKEGQRRKKRQEVNRRKSLTAFGLAWQSGVRRSTRIRSRPLQDWLGERLLYGRIHDTMATVIGVKSYSPSQDGKVELRVKSFVPEQYSDMVAQAAKY